The proteins below come from a single Faecalibaculum rodentium genomic window:
- a CDS encoding metallophosphoesterase, translated as MMILFVLANAAAGLFLAWDTWRLLPVRPGRGRQALLLVLMAVFLSASMTTTVAYSVMVYYAALLLAVQLVWRLVKKNWHAPWLAALVCLLLAGGMTIWGMVHYDQRVATHYTLETEKDASGRLVFLSDLHYPTGMTSQKLTKLVKQLEKEHPDAYILGGDIVDEYTTAPQAREAFKILGQLDRTAPVFYVPGNHDDQEEGILPPVYTAQELDDMIESAGIRILRDDTVTVGDFELSGRDDYRQHKKDRKAADGLVTDTEKYDVVIDHQPVQSEKVREAGADLMLSGHTHNGQLWPFGYLIHLHPKMDMVSGIRQEDGFTQITSDGIGGWGFAARTAGNSEYVVVDVMPETDTDQAETD; from the coding sequence ATGATGATCCTGTTCGTGCTGGCCAATGCGGCCGCGGGCCTGTTTCTGGCCTGGGATACCTGGAGGCTTCTGCCTGTCAGACCGGGCCGCGGCCGGCAGGCTTTGCTGCTGGTGCTGATGGCGGTTTTCTTGTCTGCTTCCATGACCACCACTGTAGCCTACAGCGTGATGGTTTACTATGCCGCGCTTTTGCTGGCGGTCCAGCTGGTCTGGAGACTGGTGAAAAAGAACTGGCATGCGCCCTGGCTGGCAGCCCTGGTCTGTCTTTTGCTGGCAGGCGGCATGACCATCTGGGGCATGGTGCACTATGACCAGCGCGTGGCTACGCACTATACCCTGGAAACGGAAAAAGATGCTTCGGGACGTCTGGTGTTTCTCTCCGATCTGCACTATCCGACAGGGATGACGTCACAGAAACTGACAAAGCTGGTGAAGCAGCTGGAAAAGGAGCATCCCGATGCCTACATCCTCGGGGGCGACATCGTAGATGAATACACCACAGCGCCCCAGGCCCGGGAGGCATTCAAAATCCTGGGGCAGCTGGATAGGACAGCTCCGGTCTTTTATGTGCCGGGCAATCATGATGACCAGGAGGAAGGGATCCTGCCGCCGGTCTACACAGCACAGGAACTCGACGACATGATCGAATCCGCAGGCATCCGCATCCTGCGGGATGACACGGTGACCGTGGGGGATTTCGAGCTCTCGGGCCGCGATGACTACCGGCAGCACAAAAAGGACCGCAAGGCAGCAGACGGCCTGGTAACGGACACAGAGAAGTATGATGTCGTGATCGATCACCAGCCCGTGCAGTCTGAAAAAGTGCGCGAAGCCGGTGCGGACCTGATGCTGTCGGGACACACCCACAATGGCCAGCTGTGGCCTTTCGGGTATCTCATTCATCTCCATCCGAAAATGGACATGGTATCGGGGATCCGCCAGGAAGACGGATTTACGCAGATCACCTCCGATGGCATCGGGGGCTGGGGCTTTGCAGCAAGGACAGCCGGGAACAGTGAATATGTGGTGGTGGATGTTATGCCGGAAACCGATACTGACCAGGCGGAAACAGACTGA
- a CDS encoding ArsR/SmtB family transcription factor: protein MKPRQAAVSCLHGKDGTVNHETKEILYLRAEEDALPFFQALANKNRLEILRILRQKDASIKELGEQLDLSSAVVTKHVQALEEAGIVRSTTRPGKRGLKKLCSLALNEAQVIFDNNYGNSARSFTEVEIPISAYETCDITAPCGMAGEDRIFGSIDDPRYFGAANRYSVTLLWFTSGYVEYPIPLMDVDLERVEELEISMELCSEHPGFNSSWKSDISFALAGLDLGIWTSPGDFGDRKGRFTPAWWTLGTEYGLLKTLTVNSEGTFMDGIRIGSVTIDDILQRLTGQDRLSLRISADADAMHPGGLNLFGRHFGDYDQNIRVLFYYQEPEKPEASPAAD from the coding sequence ATGAAACCGCGACAGGCGGCAGTCAGCTGCCTGCATGGAAAAGATGGAACTGTGAATCACGAAACAAAAGAAATCCTGTACCTGCGGGCTGAAGAAGACGCTCTGCCGTTTTTCCAGGCCCTGGCAAACAAAAACCGTCTGGAGATCCTTCGGATCCTGCGGCAGAAAGATGCCTCCATCAAGGAACTGGGAGAACAGCTGGATCTCTCCAGTGCCGTGGTCACCAAACACGTTCAGGCCCTCGAAGAAGCGGGCATTGTCCGCAGCACCACCCGTCCGGGCAAACGGGGACTGAAAAAACTGTGCTCCCTGGCGCTGAATGAAGCCCAGGTGATTTTCGACAACAACTACGGCAACTCCGCCAGGTCCTTCACCGAGGTGGAGATCCCGATTTCGGCCTACGAAACCTGCGATATCACGGCTCCCTGCGGCATGGCCGGTGAGGACCGGATCTTCGGCAGCATTGACGACCCGCGGTACTTCGGTGCGGCCAACCGGTATTCCGTCACGCTGCTCTGGTTCACCAGCGGCTATGTCGAATATCCCATTCCGCTCATGGATGTGGACCTGGAGCGGGTGGAGGAACTCGAGATCAGCATGGAGCTGTGCTCGGAACATCCCGGTTTCAATTCCAGCTGGAAGTCCGACATCTCCTTCGCCCTGGCCGGTCTGGATCTGGGGATCTGGACCAGCCCCGGGGATTTCGGCGACCGCAAGGGCCGCTTTACCCCGGCCTGGTGGACTCTGGGGACTGAATATGGTCTGCTCAAAACGCTGACAGTGAACAGCGAGGGCACCTTCATGGACGGCATCCGGATTGGGTCTGTCACCATTGACGATATCCTGCAGCGGCTGACAGGACAGGACCGGCTCTCTTTGCGGATCTCAGCCGATGCCGATGCCATGCACCCTGGGGGGCTGAATCTCTTCGGCCGGCATTTTGGGGACTACGACCAGAACATCCGGGTGCTGTTTTATTACCAGGAACCGGAAAAGCCGGAGGCATCCCCCGCAGCGGACTGA
- a CDS encoding PTS sugar transporter subunit IIB has product MLKIQLLCAAGVSTSLLMAKMKEQAALNGEEIEISACPVTEIEEYIANADVALIAPQVAYLKAKSRKIADTHGVPVEVISMKDYAHCNGAAVLDLAHSLTGK; this is encoded by the coding sequence ATGCTCAAAATACAGCTGCTTTGCGCCGCCGGCGTCTCCACTTCCCTGCTCATGGCCAAAATGAAGGAGCAGGCTGCACTAAACGGCGAGGAAATTGAAATCAGCGCCTGCCCTGTCACGGAGATCGAGGAGTACATCGCAAATGCGGATGTGGCCCTGATCGCTCCCCAGGTGGCCTACCTGAAAGCCAAGTCCCGTAAGATCGCGGACACCCATGGTGTGCCGGTGGAAGTGATCTCCATGAAAGACTACGCTCACTGCAACGGCGCTGCGGTCCTGGATCTTGCCCACTCCCTGACCGGCAAATAA
- the lysS gene encoding lysine--tRNA ligase codes for MAEKIKLTQQEQVRRQKMQDLIDMGVDPFGAAFARTHKTGDIVPVYKDKTKEELEELQIPVTVAGRIMTKRRMGKAGFMHIQDIDGQIQIYVRKDEVGDAPYELYKKNDLGDIVGISGVLMKTDHGDLAIRAKEYTHLSKALRPLPEKFHGLQDTEERFRRRYVDLIMNEEARKIAVTRPKIIRAIQSYLDGQGLIEVETPVLQPILGGAAARPFITHHNTLDMPFYLRIATELPLKRLIVGGLEGVYEIGRLFRNEGMDATHNPEFTTVEAYVAYSDLHGMMDLIEGLFRYVTDKVLGTHVVTYQGTELDFGKPFARITMCEAVQEKTGIDFKQVTDFGEAKKLAADHGIQLEKKHNSIGHILSLFFEKYVEETLEQPTFVYEYPVEISPLAKKNRQDPRFTDRYELFIAGHEYANAFSELNDPIDQRERFEKQLELRDLGDDEANEMDVDYVEALEYGMPPTGGVGLGVDRLVMLLTDQRTIREVLLFPHMKNR; via the coding sequence ATGGCTGAAAAGATCAAACTGACGCAGCAGGAACAGGTCCGGCGTCAGAAGATGCAGGATCTCATCGACATGGGTGTGGATCCCTTTGGTGCCGCATTTGCCCGCACCCACAAGACAGGAGACATCGTTCCTGTATACAAGGATAAAACCAAGGAAGAACTGGAAGAGCTCCAGATTCCCGTCACGGTGGCGGGCCGGATCATGACCAAGCGCCGGATGGGCAAAGCCGGGTTCATGCACATCCAGGACATCGACGGTCAGATCCAGATTTATGTCCGGAAGGACGAAGTCGGCGATGCGCCGTATGAACTCTACAAGAAAAACGACCTGGGCGACATCGTGGGCATTTCCGGTGTCCTCATGAAAACCGACCACGGCGACCTGGCCATCCGGGCAAAGGAGTACACCCACCTGTCCAAGGCCCTGCGGCCGCTGCCGGAGAAGTTCCACGGCCTGCAGGATACAGAAGAGCGGTTCCGCCGGCGGTATGTGGATCTCATCATGAATGAGGAAGCGCGGAAAATCGCCGTGACACGCCCGAAGATCATCCGGGCGATCCAGTCCTACCTGGACGGCCAGGGCCTGATCGAAGTTGAAACGCCGGTGCTGCAGCCGATCCTGGGCGGAGCGGCCGCCCGCCCGTTCATCACTCACCACAACACGCTGGACATGCCCTTCTATCTGCGGATCGCCACGGAGCTGCCGCTGAAGCGCCTGATTGTCGGCGGTCTGGAAGGCGTGTATGAAATCGGACGGCTGTTCCGGAACGAAGGCATGGATGCGACACACAACCCGGAATTCACCACCGTGGAAGCCTATGTGGCATATTCCGATCTGCATGGGATGATGGACCTCATCGAGGGTCTCTTCCGGTATGTGACCGACAAGGTGCTGGGGACGCATGTTGTGACATATCAGGGCACCGAACTGGATTTCGGAAAGCCCTTTGCCCGGATCACCATGTGCGAAGCAGTGCAGGAAAAGACCGGCATCGACTTCAAGCAGGTGACGGATTTCGGGGAGGCGAAGAAACTCGCAGCCGATCACGGCATCCAGCTGGAGAAGAAGCACAACTCCATTGGCCACATCCTTTCCCTGTTCTTTGAGAAGTATGTGGAAGAAACCCTGGAGCAGCCGACGTTTGTCTACGAATATCCGGTGGAAATCTCCCCGCTGGCAAAGAAAAACCGCCAGGATCCCCGGTTCACCGACCGGTATGAACTGTTCATTGCCGGTCATGAATACGCCAATGCCTTCTCCGAACTGAACGATCCCATTGACCAGCGGGAGCGCTTCGAGAAACAGCTTGAGCTCCGGGACCTGGGGGACGATGAAGCCAATGAAATGGACGTGGATTATGTGGAGGCCCTGGAGTACGGCATGCCGCCCACCGGCGGTGTGGGCCTGGGCGTCGACCGCCTGGTAATGCTTCTGACAGATCAGCGCACGATCCGCGAAGTCCTGCTGTTCCCGCACATGAAAAACCGCTGA